One genomic segment of Sander lucioperca isolate FBNREF2018 chromosome 10, SLUC_FBN_1.2, whole genome shotgun sequence includes these proteins:
- the rrnad1 gene encoding protein RRNAD1 isoform X1, translated as MFTSSLSTEQQRDLAKRLTAFLSQYSHVSDSYIIEFFTEDLWHTLPNTWQPVLQDLSYPQIADLLLDAAHRDKKYPSVWPLSLLAFRATAHALAFPRECRRGRGTAAGSEKPEEFLHNQSQSALLGHIFRKHVKPKKQHEIRKLGSLVKQLCDQTDCNSVMDVGSGQGHLTRFLSFGLGLSVTAIEADHTLVAMASKFDEQLLWALEKERQKKNCSSLVPVSQSSPRHVAGWVNPKASWEAFIKQLSVSDRVDDGLPTPSGPSKKRLRGCELQGASHVVRTSSCRVCTDSESRSQDSESSSQRQSSKSESEEEPSAGKRCLCGENSQRHPDFVLTGLHACGDLSATLLRHFVSCPYVRGITSVACCYMKITTKENPAPPGVVAAPQTPSREALPSKFGYPMSSWVGGLPGHQLSYKAREGACHATEDYTRRLREESELLRTHCYRATLETFIRETRPDLRRAGIQTIKKAHLLPFTQYARLGLARVGLPPGLPLAPQRVEAMLKQQRRVVVYFSLALLLAPVVETLVLLDRMIYLQENGVDSQLVPLFDPNFSPRNFVLVALKVRG; from the exons ATGTTTACATCCAGCCTTTCTACAGAACAACAGAGAGACCTGGCGAAAAGACTCACCGCTTTCCTGTCTCAGTACAGCCACGTATCCGACTCCTATATCATT GAGTTCTTCACTGAAGATCTCTGGCACACTTTACCCAACACCTGGCAGCCTGTGCTGCAGGACCTGTCGTATCCACAGATCGCAGACCTGTTACTGGATGCTGCACACAGAGACAAGAA ATATCCTTCGGTGTGGCCTCTGTCGCTCTTGGCGTTCCGTGCCACAGCTCACGCTCTGGCGTTTCCCAGAGAGTGCAGGCGAGGGCGAGGCACGGCGGCCGGCTCGGAGAAGCCTGAGGAGTTCCTGCACAACCAAAGTCAGAGCGCCCTGCTGGGACACATATTCAGGAAACATGTCAAACCCAAGAAACAGCACGAGATCCGCAAGCTGGGCTCG CTGGTAAAACAACTTTGTGACCAGACTGACTGCAACAGCGTGATGGATGTGGGCTCTGGACAG GGTCATCTGACTCGTTTCCTGTCCTTTGGGCTCGGACTGTCTGTGACCGCAATTGAGGCTGATCACACCCTGGTTGCTATGGCGTCCAAGTTTGACGAACAGTTGCTGTGGGCCTTGGAGAAGGAAAGGCAGAAAAAG AACTGCTCCTCTCTGGTCCCGGTGTCACAGTCCTCTCCCCGCCATGTGGCCGGTTGGGTAAACCCCAAGGCATCATGGGAGGCCTTCATCAAGCAGCTGAGTGTTTCAGATCGTGTCGACGATGGTCTCCCAACTCCGTCTGGACCCAGCAAAAAGAGACTGCGGGGCTGTGAGCTTCAGGGGGCCTCTCACGTGGTCCGGACGTCATCGTGTCGCGTTTGCACGGACTCTGAAAGTCGCTCGCAGGACTCTGAATCGTCGTCGCAACGCCAGTCAAGCAAAAGCGAGTCTGAAGAGGAGCCATCTGCAGGAAAACGCTGCTTGTGTGGAGAAAACAGCCAGCGGCATCCAGACTTTGTCCTCACCGGTCTCCACGCGTGCGGCGACCTCAGCGCCACACTCCTGCGCCACTTTGTCAGCTGCCCATACGTGCGCGGCATCACCTCGGTGGCGTGTTGCTATATGAAAATCACGACCAAAGAAAACCCCGCCCCTCCGGGAGTGGTCGCAGCTCCGCAGACACCCAGCCGGGAAGCGCTCCCCTCAAAGTTCGGCTACCCGATGAGCTCCTGGGTGGGGGGGCTGCCGGGACACCAGCTGTCCTATAAGGCGAGGGAGGGCGCGTGTCACGCCACTGAGGACTATACGCGGAGGCTTCGGGAGGAAAGCGAGTTGCTGAGGACACACTGTTACCGGGCGACGCTGGAGACCTTCATCAGGGAAACGAGGCCAGATCTACGCAGGGCAGGAATCCAGACCATAAAGAAAGCCCACTTACTGCCGTTTACACA GTACGCCCGTCTGGGTCTGGCTCGGGTCGGCCTGCCTCCCGGGTTGCCTCTGGCCCCGCAGCGGGTGGAGGCCATGTTGAAGCAGCAGCGCAGGGTGGTGGTGTACTTCAGCCTGGCCCTGCTGCTGGCTCCTGTGGTGGAGACGCTGgtgctgctggaccggatgatCTACCTGCAGGAGAACG GCGTGGACAGTCAGCTGGTTCCTCTCTTTGACCCAAACTTTTCTCCAAGAAACTTTGTGCTGGTGGCTCTGAAGGTGCGTGGATAA
- the rrnad1 gene encoding protein RRNAD1 isoform X2 has product MFTSSLSTEQQRDLAKRLTAFLSQYSHVSDSYIIEFFTEDLWHTLPNTWQPVLQDLSYPQIADLLLDAAHRDKKYPSVWPLSLLAFRATAHALAFPRECRRGRGTAAGSEKPEEFLHNQSQSALLGHIFRKHVKPKKQHEIRKLGSLVKQLCDQTDCNSVMDVGSGQGHLTRFLSFGLGLSVTAIEADHTLVAMASKFDEQLLWALEKERQKKNCSSLVPVSQSSPRHVAGWVNPKASWEAFIKQLSVSDRVDDGLPTPSGPSKKRLRGCELQGASHVVRTSSCRVCTDSESRSQDSESSSQRQSSKSESEEEPSAGKRCLCGENSQRHPDFVLTGLHACGDLSATLLRHFVSCPYVRGITSVACCYMKITTKENPAPPGVVAAPQTPSREALPSKFGYPMSSWVGGLPGHQLSYKAREGACHATEDYTRRLREESELLRTHCYRATLETFIRETRPDLRRAGIQTIKKAHLLPFTQYARLGLARVGLPPGLPLAPQRVEAMLKQQRRVVVYFSLALLLAPVVETLVLLDRMIYLQENGVDSQLVPLFDPNFSPRNFVLVALKT; this is encoded by the exons ATGTTTACATCCAGCCTTTCTACAGAACAACAGAGAGACCTGGCGAAAAGACTCACCGCTTTCCTGTCTCAGTACAGCCACGTATCCGACTCCTATATCATT GAGTTCTTCACTGAAGATCTCTGGCACACTTTACCCAACACCTGGCAGCCTGTGCTGCAGGACCTGTCGTATCCACAGATCGCAGACCTGTTACTGGATGCTGCACACAGAGACAAGAA ATATCCTTCGGTGTGGCCTCTGTCGCTCTTGGCGTTCCGTGCCACAGCTCACGCTCTGGCGTTTCCCAGAGAGTGCAGGCGAGGGCGAGGCACGGCGGCCGGCTCGGAGAAGCCTGAGGAGTTCCTGCACAACCAAAGTCAGAGCGCCCTGCTGGGACACATATTCAGGAAACATGTCAAACCCAAGAAACAGCACGAGATCCGCAAGCTGGGCTCG CTGGTAAAACAACTTTGTGACCAGACTGACTGCAACAGCGTGATGGATGTGGGCTCTGGACAG GGTCATCTGACTCGTTTCCTGTCCTTTGGGCTCGGACTGTCTGTGACCGCAATTGAGGCTGATCACACCCTGGTTGCTATGGCGTCCAAGTTTGACGAACAGTTGCTGTGGGCCTTGGAGAAGGAAAGGCAGAAAAAG AACTGCTCCTCTCTGGTCCCGGTGTCACAGTCCTCTCCCCGCCATGTGGCCGGTTGGGTAAACCCCAAGGCATCATGGGAGGCCTTCATCAAGCAGCTGAGTGTTTCAGATCGTGTCGACGATGGTCTCCCAACTCCGTCTGGACCCAGCAAAAAGAGACTGCGGGGCTGTGAGCTTCAGGGGGCCTCTCACGTGGTCCGGACGTCATCGTGTCGCGTTTGCACGGACTCTGAAAGTCGCTCGCAGGACTCTGAATCGTCGTCGCAACGCCAGTCAAGCAAAAGCGAGTCTGAAGAGGAGCCATCTGCAGGAAAACGCTGCTTGTGTGGAGAAAACAGCCAGCGGCATCCAGACTTTGTCCTCACCGGTCTCCACGCGTGCGGCGACCTCAGCGCCACACTCCTGCGCCACTTTGTCAGCTGCCCATACGTGCGCGGCATCACCTCGGTGGCGTGTTGCTATATGAAAATCACGACCAAAGAAAACCCCGCCCCTCCGGGAGTGGTCGCAGCTCCGCAGACACCCAGCCGGGAAGCGCTCCCCTCAAAGTTCGGCTACCCGATGAGCTCCTGGGTGGGGGGGCTGCCGGGACACCAGCTGTCCTATAAGGCGAGGGAGGGCGCGTGTCACGCCACTGAGGACTATACGCGGAGGCTTCGGGAGGAAAGCGAGTTGCTGAGGACACACTGTTACCGGGCGACGCTGGAGACCTTCATCAGGGAAACGAGGCCAGATCTACGCAGGGCAGGAATCCAGACCATAAAGAAAGCCCACTTACTGCCGTTTACACA GTACGCCCGTCTGGGTCTGGCTCGGGTCGGCCTGCCTCCCGGGTTGCCTCTGGCCCCGCAGCGGGTGGAGGCCATGTTGAAGCAGCAGCGCAGGGTGGTGGTGTACTTCAGCCTGGCCCTGCTGCTGGCTCCTGTGGTGGAGACGCTGgtgctgctggaccggatgatCTACCTGCAGGAGAACG GCGTGGACAGTCAGCTGGTTCCTCTCTTTGACCCAAACTTTTCTCCAAGAAACTTTGTGCTGGTGGCTCTGAAG ACATGA
- the isg20l2 gene encoding interferon-stimulated 20 kDa exonuclease-like 2, which yields MSDIIINVSDEPAQSGPQTGNQRRNNSWFRKKMQRGFPQGRNKYNHRMGQSRHEPPPPRQNGAPAKHPSTSTHSKSLPSPSSTAGASHPSSQPSTSAHSPPSSAVSVNSTGSHEKPKEPGNTNPTAAAHRPSASSLYKPTAAQTSTGNPTKFLAIDCEMVGTGPKGSISQLARCSLVSYDGDVVYDKFINPSVPVTDYRTRWSGIRRSDLVNAIPYAEARKEILRLLMGKVVIGHAVHNDFKVLGYSHPGALTRDTSRIPLLNEKAGFAVQECASLKRLTKAIFNRDIQTGRKGHSSVEDARATMELYKVVKDEWEKKLASKPQASQCQV from the exons ATGTCGGACATTATAATCAACGTGTCTGATGAGCCTGCACAGAGCGGACCTCAAACAGGAAACCAAAGGAGGAACAACAGTTGGTTTCGTAAAAAGATGCAGAGGGGCTTCCCGCAAGGTCGAAATAAATACAACCACAGAATGGGACAGTCCAGACACGAGCCACCTCCTCCGCGCCAAAATGGAGCACCTGCCAAGCATCCATCCACTTCCACACACAGCAAAAGTTTACCTTCCCCGAGCAGCACAGCCGGCGCTTCCCACCCTAGCTCCCAGCCTTCGACGTCCGCGCACAGCCCGCCTTCCTCGGCTGTCTCTGTGAACAGCACAGGCAGCCACGAAAAGCCAAAGGAGCCTGGGAACACAAACCCAACAGCCGCTGCCCATCGCCCCTCAGCGTCAAGCCTCTACAAACCCACCGCCGCTCAGACATCAACAGGGAACCCCACCAAGTTCCTCGCCATTGACTGCGAGATGGTGGGCACGGGACCAAAGGGGAGCATCAGCCAGCTCGCACGCTGCAGTCTGGTGTCCTATGACGGAGACGTGGTTTACGATAAATTCATCAACCCCTCTGTGCCCGTCACCGACTACCGCACCCGGTGGAGCGGCATCCGGCGCAGTGACCTCGTCAACGCCATACCGTACGCTGAGGCCAGGAAGGAG ATACTGAGGCTGCTGATGGGGAAGGTGGTGATTGGCCACGCCGTCCACAATGACTTCAAGGTCCTGGGTTACTCTCACCCCGGTGCCTTGACCCGAGACACGTCTCGCATCCCTCTGCTCAACGAGAAGGCCGGCTTCGCCGTGCAAGAGTGTGCCTCGCTGAAGAGACTCACCAAGGCCATCTTCAACCGAGACATCCAG ACTGGGAGGAAGGGCCACTCTTCTGTGGAGGACGCCAGAGCCACCATGGAGCTTTACAAAGTGGTGAAGGACGAGTGGGAGAAGAAGTTGGCCTCCAAACCACAGGCCAGCCAGTGCCAGGTGTGA